The Flavobacterium piscisymbiosum genome includes a region encoding these proteins:
- a CDS encoding glyceraldehyde-3-phosphate dehydrogenase has translation MSKKSLYQKEVSLQVDRRRAGVELIKIISDLWYDKSIEMVLFKNQLLDKNVSDIINLHQYAGEFVGKPITIFDSVEIAKVILSLDLPPAKLDLGKLTYEYRLEDEKYPDARYFVFEKLKKAKSSEEIQPKDIVLYGFGRIGRLLARELMSKTGKGNQLRLRAIVTRDKNDASTLEKRASLLRYDSIHGDFQGSVIADPKNNALIINGTTVHIITANSPEEIDYTQYGINDALVIDNTGAFTTEEALKRHLTSPGTSKVLLTAPGKGIPNIVHGVNHNEYNPDEINIFSAASCTTNAITPVLKAIEDTLGVVKGHLETIHAYTNDQNLVDNMHKKYRRGRAAALNMVITETGAGNAVAKALPSLEGKLTSNAIRVPVPNGSLVVLNLEVKKATSIPAINKIMKKYALEGELVEQIKYSLNNELVSSDIVGTSAPSIYDSNATIVSKDGKNIILYIWYDNEYGYSHQVIRLAKYIAKVRRFTYY, from the coding sequence ATGAGCAAAAAATCTTTGTACCAAAAAGAGGTATCATTACAAGTCGACCGAAGAAGAGCTGGTGTCGAATTAATTAAAATCATAAGCGATTTATGGTATGACAAATCCATTGAAATGGTTTTATTCAAAAATCAGTTATTGGATAAAAATGTGAGCGACATTATCAATTTGCATCAATATGCAGGTGAGTTTGTAGGCAAGCCCATCACCATTTTTGATTCGGTTGAAATCGCAAAAGTAATTTTATCATTAGATCTTCCGCCTGCTAAATTAGATCTTGGAAAACTGACTTACGAATATCGTTTAGAAGATGAAAAATATCCTGATGCGCGATATTTTGTTTTCGAAAAATTGAAAAAAGCTAAATCATCTGAAGAAATTCAACCTAAAGATATTGTATTGTACGGTTTTGGAAGAATCGGGCGTTTATTAGCAAGAGAATTAATGTCTAAAACAGGAAAAGGAAACCAATTACGACTGAGAGCGATTGTAACCCGTGACAAAAATGACGCATCTACTTTAGAGAAACGAGCTTCTCTTTTGCGATATGATTCTATTCACGGCGATTTTCAGGGATCTGTGATTGCTGATCCAAAAAACAATGCATTGATTATAAACGGAACAACTGTACATATTATCACAGCAAATTCTCCTGAAGAAATTGATTATACCCAATACGGAATTAATGATGCATTAGTAATTGATAATACCGGGGCTTTTACTACTGAAGAAGCTTTAAAAAGACATCTAACATCGCCTGGAACGAGTAAAGTTTTATTGACCGCACCCGGAAAAGGAATTCCGAATATTGTACATGGTGTAAATCACAACGAATATAATCCTGACGAAATAAATATTTTTTCGGCGGCTTCCTGCACTACAAATGCTATTACTCCCGTTTTAAAAGCAATTGAAGATACATTAGGAGTTGTAAAAGGGCATTTAGAAACTATTCATGCTTATACAAACGATCAAAATCTGGTCGATAATATGCATAAAAAATACCGTCGCGGAAGAGCTGCTGCTTTAAACATGGTTATTACCGAAACCGGTGCCGGAAATGCTGTTGCAAAGGCATTACCTTCATTAGAAGGAAAATTAACTTCGAATGCCATTAGAGTTCCTGTACCAAATGGCTCCTTAGTAGTTTTGAATTTAGAAGTTAAAAAAGCCACTTCGATTCCAGCCATTAATAAAATCATGAAAAAATACGCTCTGGAAGGGGAATTAGTTGAGCAGATAAAATATTCATTAAACAACGAATTAGTGTCATCTGATATTGTTGGCACTTCTGCACCATCTATTTATGATAGTAATGCAACAATCGTATCTAAAGACGGAAAAAACATAATACTATATATTTGGTATGATAACGAATACGGTTATAGCCACCAGGTAATTAGATTAGCAAAATACATTGCCAAAGTAAGACGTTTTACTTACTATTAA
- the mltG gene encoding endolytic transglycosylase MltG gives MSLKKIITITAVAVISVLMIYGFILISKIFSANTKFDEKELYVYVPTNANYTDVKKILAPYIKNFDNFEMVANKRSYPENVKSGRFLLKKDMNNIDLVRAMRANIPVKLSFNNQERLENFAGRVGAEIEADSLSLMKAIKDPAFLKENGFNEENVFAMFIPNTYEIYWNTSAEKFRDKMIKEYHNFWTAERIEKAKKQGLTPVQATILASIVHKESVKKDERPRIAGVYLNRLRLEMPLQADPTVIYALKLRDNNFDQVIKRVFYNDLVMRSPYNTYVNIGLPPGPIAMPDITAVDAVLNPEKNDYIYFCASIDRFGYHEFASTYEQHQINAKKYSDWIASQGVTR, from the coding sequence TTGAGCTTAAAAAAAATCATCACAATAACTGCTGTAGCCGTAATTTCAGTTTTAATGATTTACGGATTTATTTTAATTAGTAAAATATTCAGTGCCAATACTAAATTTGACGAAAAGGAACTTTATGTATACGTTCCTACAAACGCAAATTATACAGATGTAAAGAAAATATTAGCACCTTACATTAAAAATTTCGACAATTTTGAAATGGTTGCCAATAAAAGAAGCTATCCTGAAAATGTAAAATCAGGTCGTTTTTTACTTAAAAAAGACATGAATAATATCGATTTGGTTCGCGCAATGAGAGCCAATATTCCTGTCAAATTATCTTTTAATAACCAGGAGCGCTTAGAGAACTTTGCCGGAAGAGTGGGTGCTGAGATCGAAGCAGACAGTTTATCTTTAATGAAAGCAATTAAAGATCCGGCTTTTCTAAAAGAAAATGGTTTTAATGAAGAGAATGTTTTTGCGATGTTTATTCCAAATACCTATGAGATTTATTGGAATACTTCTGCAGAGAAATTCAGAGATAAAATGATTAAGGAGTATCATAATTTCTGGACGGCTGAAAGAATCGAAAAAGCAAAAAAACAAGGTTTAACTCCGGTTCAGGCTACAATTTTAGCTTCTATTGTTCATAAGGAATCCGTTAAAAAAGATGAAAGACCTCGTATTGCGGGTGTATATTTGAATCGTTTACGTTTAGAAATGCCTTTACAAGCAGATCCAACTGTTATTTATGCTTTAAAGCTTAGAGATAATAATTTTGATCAGGTTATCAAGAGAGTTTTTTATAATGATTTGGTTATGAGATCCCCATATAATACTTATGTAAACATAGGACTTCCTCCGGGACCTATCGCAATGCCTGATATTACAGCTGTTGATGCGGTTTTAAATCCAGAAAAGAACGATTATATTTATTTCTGTGCAAGTATAGATCGTTTTGGCTATCATGAATTTGCATCAACTTATGAGCAACATCAAATAAATGCAAAAAAATATTCAGACTGGATCGCTAGTCAGGGAGTGACAAGATAA
- the scpA gene encoding methylmalonyl-CoA mutase, producing MRKDLKHIKLDIKSYELSEQMHNPEPKTHNFTTAEGIELKATYSEKDIEDLEFLDFGAGFAPNLRGPYATMYVRRPWTIRQYAGFSTAEESNAFYRRNLAAGQKGLSIAFDLPTHRGYDSDHERVVGDVGKAGVAIDSVEDMKVLFDQIPLDEMSVSMTMNGAVLPIMAFYIVAAEEQGVAIEKLSGTIQNDILKEFMVRNTYIYPPTPSMKIIADIFEFTSKKMPKFNSISISGYHMQEAGATADIELAYTLADGLEYIRTGLSTGMTIDEFAPRLSFFWAIGMNHFMEIAKMRAGRMIWAKLVQQFNPKSDKSLALRTHCQTSGWSLTEQDPFNNVARTCIEATAAAFGGTQSLHTNALDEAIALPTDFSARIARNTQIFLQEETKITKTVDPWGGSYYVESLTNEILKSTWKLIEEVEELGGMTKAIEAGIPKLRIEEAAARKQARIDSGQDIIVGVNQYRLEKEDPLHILDVDNQMVRKQQLAQLEQIKATRDTEKVNQSLEKLIHCAKTGQGNLLEIAIEAARNRATLGEISDALESIFGRYKAQIKSFSGVYSAAIKNDENFEKAKQLADAFAKQEGRRPRIMIAKMGQDGHDRGAKVVATGYADVGFDVDIGPLFQTPAEAAKQAVENDVHILGVSSLAAGHKALVPQVIEELKKHGREDIMVIVGGVIPAQDYQFLFDAGAVAVFGPGTKISEAAIKILEILID from the coding sequence TTGAGAAAAGACCTTAAACATATAAAGTTAGATATTAAAAGCTATGAGTTAAGCGAACAGATGCATAACCCAGAACCCAAAACTCATAACTTCACCACAGCAGAAGGTATCGAGCTCAAAGCAACTTATTCTGAAAAAGATATAGAGGACTTAGAGTTTCTTGATTTCGGAGCAGGTTTTGCGCCAAATTTGCGAGGACCTTATGCTACTATGTACGTTAGACGTCCCTGGACGATTCGACAATATGCAGGATTTTCTACAGCGGAAGAAAGCAATGCTTTTTACAGAAGAAATCTGGCTGCCGGACAAAAAGGACTTTCTATCGCTTTTGATTTACCAACACATCGCGGTTATGACTCAGATCACGAACGAGTGGTTGGTGATGTAGGGAAAGCTGGTGTTGCTATCGATTCTGTCGAAGACATGAAAGTTTTGTTTGATCAGATTCCGCTAGACGAAATGTCGGTTTCGATGACGATGAACGGAGCGGTTTTGCCTATTATGGCCTTTTATATTGTCGCAGCTGAAGAACAAGGAGTCGCAATCGAGAAATTATCCGGAACGATCCAGAATGATATTCTAAAAGAATTTATGGTTCGTAATACTTATATCTATCCGCCAACGCCTTCGATGAAAATCATTGCAGATATTTTTGAATTTACGAGCAAGAAAATGCCAAAATTCAATTCGATCTCTATTTCAGGATATCATATGCAGGAAGCCGGAGCAACAGCCGATATAGAATTGGCGTATACTTTGGCCGATGGTTTAGAATATATTCGAACCGGACTTTCTACTGGAATGACAATCGACGAATTTGCTCCCCGCCTGTCTTTCTTTTGGGCAATTGGAATGAATCATTTTATGGAGATTGCGAAAATGCGCGCAGGCCGAATGATTTGGGCAAAATTAGTACAGCAATTTAATCCTAAAAGCGATAAATCTTTAGCTTTAAGAACACATTGCCAAACTAGTGGCTGGAGCTTAACAGAACAAGATCCTTTTAATAATGTTGCCAGAACTTGCATAGAAGCTACAGCGGCAGCATTTGGAGGAACTCAATCATTACATACTAATGCACTAGACGAAGCTATTGCATTACCAACAGATTTTTCGGCAAGAATAGCCCGTAATACACAGATTTTTTTACAGGAAGAAACTAAAATCACCAAAACTGTGGATCCTTGGGGAGGAAGTTATTACGTTGAAAGCCTGACAAATGAAATTCTAAAAAGTACCTGGAAACTGATCGAAGAAGTAGAAGAATTGGGTGGAATGACAAAAGCCATTGAAGCCGGAATTCCGAAACTAAGAATTGAAGAAGCTGCAGCCAGAAAACAAGCAAGAATTGATAGCGGACAGGATATTATTGTTGGTGTAAACCAATATAGATTAGAGAAAGAAGATCCATTGCATATTTTGGATGTCGACAACCAAATGGTTCGCAAGCAACAATTAGCGCAACTGGAACAAATAAAAGCAACAAGAGATACTGAAAAAGTAAATCAATCACTGGAAAAATTAATACATTGTGCCAAAACCGGACAAGGAAACTTATTAGAAATTGCTATTGAAGCCGCTCGAAACAGAGCAACATTGGGTGAAATCAGCGATGCTCTCGAAAGTATTTTTGGCCGATATAAAGCACAAATTAAATCCTTTAGCGGTGTGTATAGTGCAGCAATAAAAAACGACGAGAATTTTGAAAAGGCAAAACAATTAGCAGATGCCTTTGCAAAACAAGAAGGAAGACGTCCCAGAATTATGATTGCCAAAATGGGACAAGATGGTCACGATCGCGGTGCAAAAGTAGTAGCCACAGGCTATGCCGATGTAGGTTTTGATGTTGATATAGGTCCGCTTTTTCAGACACCTGCCGAAGCTGCCAAACAAGCGGTTGAAAACGATGTGCATATTTTAGGCGTTTCATCATTGGCAGCAGGCCACAAAGCATTGGTTCCGCAAGTTATCGAGGAACTTAAAAAACACGGACGTGAAGATATTATGGTTATTGTAGGAGGAGTAATTCCGGCGCAAGACTACCAATTTCTATTTGATGCCGGAGCTGTTGCTGTTTTTGGTCCTGGAACTAAAATTAGCGAAGCAGCTATTAAAATCCTCGAAATTCTAATTGACTAA
- the dapF gene encoding diaminopimelate epimerase, translated as MQIEFYKYQGTGNDFVMIDNRSDFFPKDNIKLIERLCDRRFGIGADGLILLENDTETDFRMVYYNSDGNQSSMCGNGGRCLVAFANQLGVIKDEATFIATDGLHHASVGDDAIISLQMIDVDEVQKKDSYTFLDTGSPHHVQIVDDLEHYNVKENGAAIRYGELYGEKGSNINFVKKVDDGTFSLRTYERGVEDETLACGTGATAVAIAMNAIGQTEKTSINLNVEGGKLVVSFDKLGDHFTNVFLTGPAKFVFKGTIEI; from the coding sequence ATGCAAATAGAATTTTATAAATATCAGGGTACCGGAAACGATTTTGTAATGATTGATAATCGTTCAGATTTCTTTCCAAAAGATAATATTAAATTGATTGAACGCCTGTGTGACAGACGTTTCGGAATTGGAGCAGATGGTCTTATTTTATTAGAAAATGATACTGAAACTGACTTTAGAATGGTGTATTATAACTCAGACGGAAATCAGAGTTCAATGTGTGGAAACGGCGGTCGCTGCTTAGTGGCTTTTGCCAACCAATTAGGAGTGATTAAGGACGAAGCTACATTTATAGCAACAGACGGTTTGCATCACGCTTCTGTAGGTGATGATGCTATTATTTCTCTGCAAATGATTGATGTTGATGAAGTACAAAAGAAAGATTCATATACTTTTTTAGATACCGGTTCTCCGCATCACGTACAAATTGTTGATGATTTAGAACATTATAATGTAAAAGAGAATGGCGCTGCAATTCGTTATGGCGAGTTGTATGGCGAAAAAGGAAGCAATATCAATTTTGTAAAAAAGGTTGACGATGGTACTTTTTCACTTCGTACTTATGAAAGAGGAGTTGAAGATGAAACTCTGGCTTGCGGAACGGGAGCAACAGCAGTTGCAATTGCAATGAATGCTATCGGTCAAACAGAGAAAACTTCGATTAATTTAAATGTTGAAGGAGGAAAACTTGTAGTTTCTTTTGATAAATTGGGAGATCATTTTACGAATGTTTTCTTAACCGGTCCTGCCAAATTTGTTTTTAAGGGTACAATTGAAATATAA
- a CDS encoding tetratricopeptide repeat protein, whose protein sequence is MNGEKYLMKNGDYLYMDYADNLPFGHNFIIGKFTERSKIELDSLYRKTKDLDYLSDKGYILIIEKKYDEALSLYLKIEKLKPNRYSTASNLGTLYELMGNNEEALKWINKSIAINPKSHNGSEWLHSRILEAKINGTKFQTAKFLLNTDFGKEIKPVSQLDTIQLNKLDKSLNYQLNERMSFIKPKDNIIAILLFELGNIKMIKGEFNTAKPILDEAKRYGLNSPILEKRLTYTKYVLNPKPKIKKETGEQIDYVRTLLSIILGIISISLLYLIFQSKKQQLKI, encoded by the coding sequence TTGAACGGTGAAAAATATTTAATGAAAAATGGCGATTATCTTTATATGGATTATGCTGATAATTTACCATTTGGCCATAATTTTATTATCGGAAAATTTACAGAACGTTCTAAAATTGAGCTTGATAGTCTATATCGCAAAACCAAAGATCTGGATTATCTTTCAGATAAAGGATATATTTTGATTATTGAAAAGAAATATGACGAAGCATTAAGCCTGTATTTAAAGATTGAAAAGCTAAAGCCAAACCGATATTCAACAGCTTCCAACTTAGGAACTTTATATGAATTGATGGGGAATAATGAAGAAGCTTTAAAATGGATCAATAAATCGATTGCCATAAATCCTAAATCGCACAATGGCTCAGAATGGCTTCATTCCCGAATTTTAGAAGCAAAAATTAACGGTACAAAATTTCAAACCGCAAAATTCCTTTTGAATACTGATTTCGGTAAAGAAATTAAACCTGTTTCTCAACTCGATACAATTCAATTAAATAAATTGGATAAGTCATTGAACTATCAATTGAATGAAAGAATGTCTTTTATCAAACCCAAAGATAATATAATAGCAATTTTGTTGTTTGAATTGGGTAATATAAAAATGATTAAAGGAGAGTTTAATACCGCAAAGCCAATTCTGGACGAAGCAAAAAGGTATGGTTTGAATAGTCCGATTTTAGAAAAAAGACTCACTTATACCAAGTATGTATTAAATCCAAAACCTAAAATCAAGAAAGAAACGGGCGAGCAGATAGATTACGTTAGAACTTTACTCTCAATAATTTTAGGTATTATATCGATTAGTCTTTTATATTTAATATTTCAATCTAAAAAGCAACAATTAAAAATCTAA
- the ald gene encoding alanine dehydrogenase, with the protein MIIGVPKEIKNNENRVALTPAGVSEMKKHGHVVYVQATAGLGSGFADQEYADAGAVVLATIEEVYAIAEMIIKVKEPIASEYPLIKKDQLLFTYFHFASSEPLTHAMLEKGAVCLAYETVEKADRSLPLLVPMSEVAGRMAIQQGAKYLEKPLKGRGILLGGVPGVTPAKVLVLGGGIVGTQAAKMAAGLGAQVTIMDLSLPRLRYLDDIMPANVNTEMSNHYNITKAIATADLIVGAVLIPGAKAPHLITRDMLKLMRPGTVVVDVAVDQGGCIETCTPTTHENPTFIIDDIVHYCVANMPGAVPYTSTLALTNATLPYAVQLANKGWEKACSENEELKKGLNIANGKILYKGVAEAWNLPFNEVVLANA; encoded by the coding sequence ATGATAATAGGTGTTCCAAAAGAAATAAAAAATAACGAAAACCGTGTAGCTTTAACTCCTGCAGGAGTTTCTGAAATGAAAAAACACGGACATGTAGTTTATGTTCAGGCAACTGCTGGTTTAGGAAGTGGTTTTGCTGATCAGGAATACGCAGATGCAGGTGCAGTAGTTCTTGCAACTATTGAAGAAGTGTACGCTATTGCTGAAATGATCATCAAAGTAAAAGAACCAATTGCATCTGAATATCCATTAATCAAAAAAGATCAATTATTATTTACTTACTTCCATTTTGCTTCATCAGAGCCATTAACTCATGCAATGCTTGAAAAAGGTGCTGTATGTTTAGCTTACGAAACAGTAGAAAAAGCAGACCGTAGTTTACCTTTATTAGTTCCAATGTCTGAAGTTGCTGGTCGTATGGCGATCCAACAAGGAGCTAAATACCTTGAAAAACCATTAAAAGGAAGAGGAATCCTTTTAGGTGGTGTTCCAGGTGTAACTCCTGCTAAAGTTTTAGTTTTAGGTGGAGGAATCGTTGGAACTCAGGCTGCAAAAATGGCTGCTGGTTTAGGTGCTCAGGTAACTATCATGGATTTAAGTTTGCCACGTTTACGTTATTTAGATGACATTATGCCGGCAAACGTAAATACAGAAATGTCTAATCATTACAATATAACAAAAGCAATTGCTACAGCTGATTTAATTGTTGGAGCAGTTTTGATTCCAGGAGCAAAAGCACCTCACTTAATTACTCGTGATATGCTTAAATTAATGCGTCCGGGAACTGTGGTTGTCGACGTTGCAGTTGACCAAGGAGGATGTATTGAAACTTGTACTCCTACAACACACGAAAACCCAACTTTTATCATTGATGATATTGTTCACTACTGTGTAGCAAATATGCCAGGCGCTGTTCCTTACACATCTACTTTAGCATTAACTAATGCTACTTTGCCTTACGCAGTACAATTAGCAAACAAAGGATGGGAAAAAGCTTGTAGCGAAAATGAAGAATTAAAAAAAGGATTAAATATTGCTAACGGAAAAATTCTTTACAAAGGAGTTGCTGAAGCTTGGAATCTTCCTTTTAATGAAGTAGTGTTAGCAAACGCATAG
- a CDS encoding GNAT family N-acetyltransferase, whose protein sequence is MITLKGENIYLRALEPNDLEFVYAMENDESIWEVSNTQTPYSRFLVRQYLENAQQDIYEAKQLRLAICQDQDFPAIGLIDLFEFDPKNNRAGIGIVIQKDENRKQNIGSEALELLIKYSFHNLNLHQLYANIAVGNVASIALFTKFGFEKIGIKKDWILLNNHYQDEAIFQLINKQI, encoded by the coding sequence ATGATTACACTCAAAGGAGAAAATATTTATCTGCGAGCATTAGAACCTAATGATCTGGAGTTTGTTTATGCAATGGAGAATGATGAAAGCATTTGGGAAGTCAGTAATACACAAACACCTTATAGCCGATTTTTAGTTCGTCAGTATCTCGAAAATGCACAACAGGATATTTACGAAGCCAAACAATTGCGTTTGGCAATCTGTCAGGATCAGGATTTTCCGGCGATTGGGTTAATTGATTTATTCGAATTTGATCCTAAAAATAACAGGGCAGGTATTGGAATTGTTATTCAAAAAGACGAAAACAGAAAGCAAAACATTGGTTCTGAGGCGTTAGAGCTTTTAATTAAGTATTCTTTTCATAATTTAAATTTACATCAGTTGTATGCAAATATAGCTGTAGGAAATGTAGCAAGTATAGCTCTTTTTACTAAATTTGGCTTTGAGAAAATAGGAATCAAAAAAGATTGGATTTTGCTTAATAACCACTATCAAGACGAAGCAATTTTTCAGTTAATTAATAAACAAATTTAA
- a CDS encoding Lrp/AsnC family transcriptional regulator → MALDEIDKKILRLLQENAHYTLKDIANKINLSLTPVHDRVKRLEKDGVIEKYVSILNKKKLGNNLTVYCQVTLTKQTYDTSEGFNQSILNLPEVVECNYVSGNFDYMLKIIIPDMESYHQFHQKKLSILPEVSLINTVFVISEVKSTTVLPI, encoded by the coding sequence ATGGCTTTAGATGAAATTGACAAAAAAATCTTACGTCTCTTACAGGAAAATGCGCACTACACGCTAAAAGACATCGCAAACAAAATAAATTTGTCTTTAACCCCTGTTCATGATCGGGTAAAACGTCTTGAAAAAGATGGAGTTATTGAAAAGTATGTTTCGATTTTGAATAAGAAAAAACTCGGCAATAATCTTACGGTTTATTGTCAGGTTACCTTAACAAAGCAAACTTATGATACATCTGAAGGATTCAATCAGTCTATTTTGAATTTGCCTGAAGTCGTAGAGTGTAATTATGTTTCTGGAAATTTTGATTATATGCTAAAAATTATCATCCCGGATATGGAAAGCTACCATCAGTTTCATCAAAAAAAATTATCGATATTACCAGAGGTTTCTCTTATAAATACCGTTTTTGTAATTTCTGAAGTAAAGAGTACAACTGTTTTACCAATATAA
- a CDS encoding peptidoglycan-binding protein LysM, producing MIKKWYFYASLIVIITFLSLGFKPFNLETKPWFLIEKTDGSEYMFPSQEEDDYPAIKKVNVVFTEKRLISFKEAVAFKESQGKYRLVNSLGYMGKYQFGSKALRAVGVKNDKAFLKDPALQEKAFIALLSKNKWILRNEIEKYEGKIISGIEITESGILAAAHLGGAGSVKNFFKNRGNRHFRDAYGTSLKSYMKAFGGYDLSRIEADSDATIHDQI from the coding sequence ATGATAAAGAAGTGGTATTTTTATGCGAGTTTGATCGTTATTATTACATTTTTAAGTTTGGGTTTTAAACCCTTTAATCTAGAAACTAAACCTTGGTTTCTAATAGAAAAAACAGATGGATCTGAATACATGTTTCCATCGCAAGAAGAGGATGATTATCCTGCAATAAAAAAGGTAAATGTCGTATTTACAGAAAAGCGACTTATTAGTTTTAAAGAAGCGGTAGCCTTTAAAGAATCTCAGGGAAAATACCGATTGGTAAATTCGTTAGGTTATATGGGGAAATACCAATTTGGTTCTAAAGCTTTAAGGGCTGTTGGTGTTAAAAATGACAAAGCCTTTTTGAAAGATCCTGCATTACAAGAAAAAGCATTTATTGCATTACTATCCAAAAACAAATGGATTTTACGTAATGAAATAGAAAAGTATGAAGGAAAGATTATCAGTGGTATCGAAATTACCGAATCGGGAATTTTAGCCGCTGCACACCTTGGAGGAGCTGGTTCAGTAAAAAACTTTTTTAAAAATAGAGGAAACAGGCATTTTAGAGATGCTTACGGTACTTCATTAAAAAGTTATATGAAAGCCTTTGGTGGTTATGATCTTTCTCGTATCGAAGCAGATAGTGATGCTACAATACACGATCAAATTTAA
- a CDS encoding trypsin-like peptidase domain-containing protein, with the protein MKRLSTLFLVSLLSGATTLGAYKLLFESNNSFFGRQNSVVTLAPNSFGKNVALSAETVDFTAAADKTIHTVVHVKNVSRRTVSNPMLEFFYGYGGQQQQEQVGTGSGVIISEDGYIVTNNHVIKDATEIEITLNNKKSYKAKLIGTDSKMDIALLKIDANEKLPYTAFANSDSVKIGEWVLAVGNPYNLTSTVTAGIVSAKARNLDTNGIQSFIQTDAAVNPGNSGGALVNTRGELIGINTMISSMTGSYVGYSFAVPSNIARKIIEDIMEFGNVQRGILGVEGGELNSTASKELGVTETQGFYISKVSKNSGAEKAGLGKGDIIVKLDDQNIATYADLSGYINTKRPNDVVKVTYIKEGKTKTVPVTLSKNEFYSTEFKGIELENIDAADKKKFRIDYGVKIRNINNENLMQYQNELQGNIILSIDNVKATNIETVSKLLNRKDEGQSVRLEMINKNGEILRIII; encoded by the coding sequence ATGAAAAGACTTTCAACCTTATTTTTGGTTTCACTACTTAGTGGTGCTACTACGCTTGGTGCTTACAAATTATTATTTGAAAGCAACAATTCTTTTTTTGGAAGACAAAATTCTGTTGTAACTCTTGCACCAAATTCGTTTGGAAAAAATGTCGCTTTATCTGCTGAAACGGTCGATTTTACAGCTGCGGCAGATAAAACAATTCATACTGTCGTTCACGTAAAAAATGTTTCGCGAAGAACGGTTAGCAATCCTATGTTAGAATTTTTCTATGGTTATGGTGGCCAACAGCAACAAGAACAAGTTGGAACGGGATCTGGTGTCATTATTTCTGAAGACGGATATATTGTCACAAATAATCACGTGATCAAAGATGCTACAGAAATCGAAATTACTTTAAACAATAAAAAGTCATATAAAGCAAAACTAATTGGTACCGATTCTAAAATGGATATCGCTTTACTAAAAATCGATGCTAATGAAAAACTACCTTATACAGCCTTTGCCAATTCAGATTCTGTGAAAATTGGAGAATGGGTTTTGGCAGTTGGAAATCCGTATAACTTAACTTCGACGGTAACTGCCGGAATTGTTTCGGCGAAAGCCAGAAATTTAGACACTAACGGAATCCAGTCTTTTATTCAGACTGATGCTGCCGTAAACCCAGGAAACAGTGGTGGTGCATTGGTGAACACAAGAGGTGAATTAATTGGTATTAATACCATGATTTCATCTATGACAGGTTCTTATGTTGGTTATTCATTTGCTGTTCCTTCTAATATCGCCCGAAAAATTATCGAAGATATAATGGAATTCGGTAATGTACAAAGAGGAATTTTAGGCGTTGAAGGTGGAGAATTAAATAGTACCGCCTCAAAAGAACTAGGTGTTACTGAAACTCAGGGTTTTTACATCAGTAAAGTTTCTAAAAATTCAGGTGCAGAAAAAGCCGGTCTTGGTAAAGGAGATATTATTGTAAAACTGGACGATCAAAATATTGCGACTTATGCTGATCTTTCAGGATATATCAATACAAAACGACCAAATGACGTTGTTAAAGTAACTTATATAAAAGAAGGGAAAACCAAAACAGTTCCGGTAACTTTGAGCAAAAATGAATTTTATAGTACCGAATTTAAAGGTATTGAATTAGAAAACATTGATGCTGCCGACAAAAAGAAATTCAGAATTGATTATGGTGTAAAAATCAGAAATATCAACAATGAAAATTTAATGCAATATCAAAACGAATTACAGGGCAATATAATCTTAAGTATTGATAATGTAAAAGCAACGAACATTGAGACCGTTTCTAAACTTTTAAACAGAAAAGATGAAGGACAAAGTGTTCGTCTTGAAATGATCAATAAAAATGGAGAAATCCTTAGAATTATTATTTAA